In Trachemys scripta elegans isolate TJP31775 chromosome 13, CAS_Tse_1.0, whole genome shotgun sequence, the sequence CAGCAAGAACTGATGAGTCAGAAATCAAAACAGTAGCCACCTTCTTTCATTTGTCCTCTGGTCTAGTAATAGCTACTATATCGAGTTTTCAAACGCTTTTATATTACACCCACATCCCAGAACACCAACCCTCCTGTGGTTTTTCATGTAAACTAACCAACTTCAATGGAAGGTTTTAAAATCACTTGTGCATTGTAAACTATATTGAAAGAACAATTTGGCTGTACTCAAATCCAAATATAACTACTGGAAAGAAAGTGCATGGGGTACAATACAATGAGCCCTTAAGACACGAAATCACAAACACACATTTTTCATCAAACTGAAGGAATACTTACTGAGAGTTTTTCTGGGCTAATCCAGTTATTTTCAGGAAACTGCACATCAAACTTTATGTAAAGATCTCCTTTTTCAAAGGGATTGCGATATTGTGGCATTCCTTCACCTCGAACTACACGAACACAACCTATAATTAAAGGCAGAAAAAGATTAATCAGTTTAAAGGAAACTGTACCAGCTTTCTGTCTGACAATGTAACGTCTCTGCATTTCTATAACAACGGCTACAAGTTGCAAGAGCGTGAGAATAATTTGACGATACAACATTTCAAATAATACAGCCGCATGTGTATCTAGATAAATTCTTATATCAAATCATGATTTACCTGGTTCAATTACTTTTCCAGGAGGATATTTAACCACAATCTGACGTCCATCCAGGTGTTTGAATGTGAACTGAAATCCACACAGTGCTTCAACAAGTCCGATCTTGTGTGTCATATGCAAGTCATTTCCTTCCCTCTGGAACACCTAAGAATGAgacatcaatcatcatcatcatctgcatTCTAATACTTATTACTGCCAGATCTCCACCTACCCACAAACCCTGGTTTCCCCAACAATTCACTCTTGTTATATCCCCCAAAAGGCAAAGATACTCTTTATTTAGTTCTACTTACAGAAGTCCTTGGGAACAATGAAGTGTCTCTTAATATAATCCTGCAGTAATAAAATCCATAAGTTATAAAATTGCTGCCTTCGAAAGTTAGCACTCATGTAAGGATCAAACTCCAGATCTACACCAGTTATAACTTTCCACAATTAAGCAGGTCCTAAGAGTTGCATGTTGTGCAATATGTAATAGTATATATTTCTATGACTCTGGTTCCATATTCATTAGAAACAAATTAGAGTTGTAAAATGCTGTGTGACTGTACAACAGACTGAGTCTTTCCCTGACCCAAAGATCTTCCAATCTAAACACAAAAATTACAACACAATGGAGACCAGGTAACaattatatatttaaagactATTTCACTTAGCctcaaaatgttcataaaaaaGCTAGCTGTTGATCATGCCActattttcagattttaaaaaggggggaggggcaaaaagaCAGTCCATGTACAATTAAAGGCTTTAAGCTATTTTACTAGAGTAGTACTTCAGACTCACTGCTAAAGTGCTGCAGCCATTATAAGCATTCAGTTAACTTTAGCATGAAGTCTTTCAGAAGTATCTTCAGTGCAATAGACAAACTGGAAGTGTCTTATTCATGTGGTATACATGAAATAGGAGTGTTGTTCCAAGTCCTCAGGACTAAGCCCAAACCAGCTGTGTATAGTTGCTTTAACTGTCATCTATGTATTCAAGCAAGATCACAGCTGCTTTAACTGATCTGTAATGAGGCATTTACAGAGGTGTGAAGTGAAGGAAGGATTGTTAGCCCATTGGCATGAATCCAGAAAGATTGCTCCTTTTTCCCTTCGCACCTCTATTAGAGATACCTGATATTGTTCACTACTTGCTTGCTCACAACATACAGATATTTAGTGTAACAGCATATAAAACTTAGTTCATGACTTCATCCTCAAAGTTATGCTTTCTTGCACAGCAAGAAAAGATTTGCTGGAAAGTTTTTCTTCAGCATTAATAATGTCTGtccttgaaaataaaatatggcAGCAGTTTTATGCTGACTTTTGTGAGAAGACAGCAGAGTTTCTCCCCAAGAGCAAGTAGTTTTTGGAACCAGGAGATCAGCTGGCATATCAACCATGACAATAATTTTAGTAGATTCACCTTTCCTCAAGCTTTTCAGTACACTGAAACTATGGTACCAAAATGATTTAATACTTTagtcagcgtttctcaaactggggtctgcgagGGTACTcgggccccactgatcaattccccctccctcatttcctcccagcacctcctgcatgcagAGGAATAGCTGTTCAGCAGGGAGGAGCAGGCGGAATcaacttttccccctccccagttcttcctgcatgccggggaacagctgttccctgacatgcaggaggtgctgggaaggaggggtgaaGCGGGGACGGGGCTCACTCAAGGGAGGGGGTTGAATCATGTCCAGGGCCAACTGTCctactgatcaactcctcccgcACCCACCCCAGCACACCGCAGGACAGCTGTtccccagtgtgcaggaggcactgggagggagggggggacagaacacactcaggggaggggggcagaatcaTGTCAGGGGCCACTGGCCCCGCTGATcaattccttcccttccctcccagtgcctcctgcatgccggggaacagatgttcagcggcatgcagcaggcgctgggagggagggggagaaacggggatggggtggaaagaggaggggcaggggtggaggtaAGGCGCCTTGGGCTGAGCAGGGTGTCTGGGTGTGTGCgaaaaatttaaaatcaaaatggaggTCCtttgaagtttgagaaccgctgctttaggTTCCTCTCAAGCTCATATAAACAAACACCTTACAATATCACCATTTCACCACCATACTAACAATTATGCTAGCAATCTTTTGTCCACATATTCATGAACTGCAGCATGCTTATTAAAAAGCTACTGAGGACTGACCTACAGCGTTACTAGTACACATGGTCATAGCAAAAAGGAGAAAGCCACAATATGTTTTACTGCACAAGACAGTACAGCAGCAGACATAGCTAGATCAAAAGACCAAGACTGAGAAGGCCTCTGCTTCAAATCCTGGAATATCTGACCTGTCATTAGTGCTAGCAGTACCTGACACTTGAAGTCACATTGTTTATCCTAGTAGCCTTCCTTTCCCTTCACCCAATCACAGCAGAGAAGTAGGGAGGAGCACAAAGTTGCAACTGAGCACACAGGCAAACCAGACAGCTGTAGGAGAGGCTAGGTCAAGTGCTTTGGTGTTGGAGTGCTACTCCAGCATGaatcattttaaagatttttctgaTACTTATATTACTTCAGTTTTTAATTCAAAGCTTTCCTGATGGACAATGACTAGAATTTGATCAATGCAATATGTATGAACTTTAAATTCACAatgctttattttgtttatgGAACACCAGAAAAGGAACAGCTTGCACCCCACAATTTCACACAATAGTTTTACATGCTGTTTTCATAATACTGAACCACCACTTATGTTACTTCACCTAATGCACTGAACTTTGCCAAAAATAGTTACCACATTAAAGCATGGAAACATTCTCCTGGACTTTACTGTATACTGCAACTTTCCTTAAATAACATATTCCAGTAATTTAGCATAGTGTACTGTGTCAGAATAAGTTTTATAGTACTTAGTTGAAATGTATGAAACTCAATATTCTCCAAAGTACATACTGTGTAGAAATATAAATGTGCCAAGACAGAATGAAAATGCAATTAGCCAAATGTAGGTCTACAGTTTGGGTAGAAAAGAGGAGGGGTCCTATGATGAGTGCAATATCAGCATGACCATGCTACTTATCTGGGTTAATATTTCCAAACCCATTTGTCACACTTCCTAGGTTAACAGAATTACAGAGCAGTTTACAGCAATGAAGATTGAGGGAGATTCCCCGTTTTCATCTGACAGCCTTTGAAAAAAACAGCTGGCTTTATACTCAGCTTTACTTACTGCATGCCAGGATTGAAGCAGGTGCACAACAACAAGGACAGGACATTCATAGTGGTAAGTCTTCCAAGGGTAACCCTGCTTCAGTTAGGAGAGTAACTTTTTATGATCATATTGAGACAGTGGGATGCTTGGTGTGCTCCTCTGCATGTCTACAGACAGAACCATCTAGCTCAGAATTATAGCAGTTACCATTAGGAACGACCCATGTATGTGTAAGTTCAGTTTCTCTCCTTCAATTGTTCGTTTAAAGTAATCTAGGTAACTGTGTAAGTGTCTGTACTCCATCATCCAGTTAAATATTTCTAAGGAATATAAAAAACCCACCAACTTTACTTCACCTATTAAGTCACAAGTTACCTCATTCTCCTTTTCTTGGAGCAGGAGGACAATATCTCCTGGTTCCACTCCTGGGGCCTGATCTGCTTCTCCAGTAAATGTAATCCTCTGCCCATGTTTCATGCCTTTATCTACGTGGACTTCAAGAATCTTTACTTCTTTGATCACCTTCTTCCCTTCGCATTTTTTACAACGGTCTTTTTCATTAATAACTTCACCTAGAGAAAGAAGGATTGAAAAAATCtaagaatatttttcttccttatttGAGGATACAGTACCACTTATTTTACCGTACATTGGTTCTCTTGGGCACATTCCCCAATCTCAAATTACTTTggaaatttttttctttcagtgttaTTAGTGTGTCCCACAAGGGGAAAACAAATCTAATGCTATCCTTATGAGAAGAAAGAGACCTAAAAGGCACTAAGAGGATGAGATCTTCAAAATCATTTTGTGGGATGGAAGATGAGTTAGAACTCAGATTGTAAGCCAGATGGAACAAGAACCATGACTTCCAATTCCAAACAGCATGAGCATTTAAGGAAACCTGCAAGGAAAAATAAGCTTTGTCTGTGGCTTTTATTGCTCTTCATGCATAAAAACGGCCCCCCTCCACCTCTAAACAAAAAGAGTTATAAGGAGTCAGGTTCCTCCTTTCCTCATTTTGCTTGGGGAACCTATGAAAAATCTTTGAGAAACCTGGTAATGGGACAAAACTGAAACCAAGGTGCAGTTCTCCTTTCTGGGGTGTGGAGGCTGAGTTTCAGactgtggggaaaggctctggcaggaggaaactacactactaaaaatagcagcgtaaaagtgggaggcactgcttgggtgtgtagagagcaGTGTAGGGTATTTATCTCTGGCAGTTCAGGTATGTAGGgcactctactcacctaagctgtCTCTcatcatctacactgctatttatacctgtataGATGGTGAGAGACATCACTGTAAATGTAGATGtaacctgggtgggggtgggggatgcagaCGGTAcatgagggagagaagagagaaaaagcagCAGGTCAGGTCATAgcttagtgcaggggtaggcaacctgcggcacgcgagctgattttcagtggcactcccaCTGCCCGGGTtttggccaccagtctggggggctctgcattttaatttaattttaagtgaagtttcttaaacattttaaaaactttatttacttacatacaacaatagtttagttatatattatagacttatagacagagaccttctaaaaacgttaaaatgtattactggcacacacaaccttaaattagagtgaataaatgaagacttggcacaccacttctgaaaggttgccgacccctggcttagtgTGACACCACCATTCAGGTTCTCCTGCAGAGAGGAGCTGACATTCTTAGTGTATATGTTcacttttaaagcattttttacaTCTTGACGATCAGTAAAGAACAAACAGTTGTGCTTTGCCTTTCACCTTTAACAGGAGAATTGCCTTCTAGAAGACTGCAGGGTAGTTATCCAAAAAATATCCAATACTTCTTAAGAGCCTTTTTGTTTTCTAGTCTATTTGGATATACTTTTAAAGGGCAGATATTTTATATGGAACTGCCTTCATTATAGCAGACCAGAATAACCAGAACATTCTAAGAAAAATATCCTGTATAATCCCATCACTTCAGTTGCCAGTACAGTACCTATTGCTTCTTCTATTTAAGTGCTGCAAGCAGAAGCAATTGTTATGTTCAGATATTTAGCTACTCAGAAATTAAAGCCACACTCCTATGTGAAACAAGTGTACAGAACATTACGATGCAGCAGATGTGTCCAGTCCTACTAGAACtttgcatttacattaaatcagGCAAAGTAACAAAGAGCTAAAAACAGGAAACCACAGTCTTTCAATTCTTTAGTAAAAAGTTTGACTGGTTATAGAATAAAAATAGACTAAAAACTAAATTTTTATTGCAGCTCAGCATTTTCAGCTATTACATCATAAGTAGTACAAGCACAAGATTTCAGACAAAATTAGTGGTGTTGCATAAATTAAGAAAGATCCAGGAAATATATGCAAGGAAAAGGATATTTAATTCACTACCATATATGTACTTCACTACCATATTGATAATATTTTGGAACGCTGAGAAGAGTAGATATAAAAATCGATGAATATTTAAAGAACTTTAAATTAAATACgggtttattttttaacaatctatttaaaattaaatttgagatGGCATATAAATTTaggcctaaatttactataataataacaaataacttaaaataaaaaaatatcaagCAGTATGTTTGGTGCCTAGTTTGaaagacagcttttttttttttttcttccaaacttTGAATAAAACTAGGTGaaagaggatgagatctactagttctaaattTTTGAAGGACATGACCCCAGAAATAATAAATTCAATTATTAACTACAGCTAATactttctttgtttaataaatttaaatgcaaaactgCTTCCAATAACTTTTTTGTTATATTTCCAGCACACtgaaggtagttttatttaataacacAATTTAGTGCATTTAATTTGAATTCAAATTTCCATCCAGAGATTGACAAAAAATACAAGTAAAAAATTagtctagtaaataagaaatgaatcattcactattttctaacaAATTACAAATTTGAATGCAAGTTAAGCTTCCTAAATGCTTCAGTGTATAGATATAGTCCATCCCCTGGTTAACAAGAAGCAGCACCCAATTTAGTGGGaaggatatatatatagttgctaaaaaatatttcagtggttACAGATAAATGACAATCACCttctctttaggaaaataactcaaatgaacaaatgcaaaacattgctctaaaatgctttgatttaaatcaatctatcCTGATGCTAAGTTAAATGTATCCCATAAGAGTAAATGGTTTTTATAGTGCTTGCACCAGACAGCAAGATACTGGGGCAAGCATGTCCAAATATTTCCAAGCAGTAGCACCTGTTATTCTGGTTCCAATCCTCCCCTACTTTGCAAAATTGTGTTCTTATTCCAATACGTGAAGAAATATCCTTTACAGACTAAAATCAAACTTCACTAATTACAATCTAATTCAGAAATTCTCCAGATGAGATATGACAATTTACTATTGAACCTAGATTCTAAccacattaaacatttttaaaagcacaggaaACAGTTGGCCTACCTTCTCCATTGCAATCAGAGCACACAGACTGCATCTGCTGAACCATCCCAGGAGCCAGCTGTCTGATCATGAtacgtacacctctacctcggCAAGCACTACACTTCTGAACAGCTCCGGACTtcccaccctgactaaattggaaAGTGTCAGATTATAATTGAGAACATATGGAAAATAAATACCAAACTTAAGCTTTACACCTCCAATTGCACTGATGCAGCAGTGTCAGTTGCAATTAGGCTAATCTGTCACTAACATACAGAGGATGTCTTTTCAAGATTTTACAAAGAGCGCCATTAATTGCATTATAGGTTAGATTTTGGTATCTCCATGCTTCAATACTTGAACCCGTTCTAGCTTACACGTGAAGAACTACTACACTTCATGCTATATACCAATTTGAATTAACAGTTTAACACATTTAAGAGTAAAAGTAGCCAAAAAGTTCTAGCACTGTcaatgaaaaatacaaaacttACCCATTACATGAACTACAAAGGACATTCTTGCTAAGCTGTAGTTTGGTTGTCTTTCCATTATATAGATCTTCTAAAGACACTCTAGAAAATAAAAGTGAGTTCTCCAGTATTAACATTCTAATAATCACTTCAGGAAAAAGTCATTTTAATAGTCTAGCTTAGGTACAAATTACTGTCTAAGACAATTTATGGTAAAAACTAAAATCACAGCAACCTTCAGCCTTGTCGacaaatacttttgaaaaaaccaaaaacccagcCATATGTAGAAGAGAGGTTAAACAGTAAGTTTTTGAGCAAGTAAAACTGTACACTGACACTGTAACAAATGCTATATTAAGATAAGCAGTTATTAAAAACACAGAACCCTATCTTTTAGGATTTTAAGCCAGACTTTGCAGAACAGTTTCAGATCTAGTGAAATCCCATTAGAAACTATGCAACTGTAAATGTACATACTTCAAGGAAAAGCTTTAGATTAGTCAGAAGCCAGAGCTGAGGTTAGCTCTCTAGCAGAGAGCAACAGGAAACAAATTAGCCTACTCACCTGAAGAATTAAGGAAGGTTTAAAGGAGATCTAAAACAAGTCTCAGATGGGTTAATACAAGCAAGACAATTCCTAGCAGTTCTGGATAATAGTTATAGTTTAATATTTTCCTTAAGAATTCATACTAGGAGTTTAATTTTGTCTTATTCATTTCCATTGGAAAAGTGTTTGTGTTGATATATTGTTGTTATGTTCCCATGACCACTTTAGCGGTCAGATTTGAGAACATTGGATTACAAGGTATCTAAAgcactagaaaaaaaattaacaccaTTTGGTTCTCTTATCAGTACAGTCAAGCCACTTAAAAGTAGTTGTCTAACAACATTTAGTTCAGAATTTTGCATATTTCCAGCGACTTCAGAAATCATTCAATAATAAATGCAACTCAGTTTATTTTGAACGGCAAAACATTGCTTCTAGTGTCAATGTTTAGAAAGAAACAACTAAAAAAAGTTATGAGAATACAAAAGCTAATTTATagtttgtttgtacagtactAGTTGCTAGACAAAGTAGCTGGCATGCAAAAACAGATAtaatttagagaattttttcatttcaaggtcccagaaacaaagacaaggttttcatctcgaagCCAAACGACCAAAAACATCAAAGACACTTGATCACGgtcttggatagaccaagagactaccttACACTAAGCACTTAATGCGAGGAGTGGCCTAGCCCACAGTACAGCATCCGTGGGGGGTCAGAAAGAAGCTGCTCAGCCCGCAGAAAACAGCAGTGAAAATAAGGTGTAGCTTATGAAGATGAGCAGGGATCctaaaaatccacacccctaccccgcctcctcccctgagcgtgcggctccccgctcctcccctctccctcctggaaagcgctaagtgctgccaaacagctgtttggcgacgGGAAGTGCCTGGAGGTAGGCAAAGGAGCAGGGATGCGGTGTGCACTGGGGGAGGGCGCGGCGCGCGGAGCTTGGCAGGCCACAGCAAATAACTCCGCGGGCCATTTGAGACCCCTGGGTTAGATAGTGAATACACATCACCAGGTTACTAGGAGGCTGGAAGGCTAACATGTCCCACTAAACAACTTTAGGCATATTTATGATCAAATAATTTAGACAGTCATTTGTGCAAATCAGTCAAGAATGGGCAAGATTTATATGTTTATGAAAAGAAGCAGAGTTTATACACTGACTAATAAGATATGGACCGTAAGACTTGAAGTTCCAACCACatatattattcttttaaaacactattAACACCAAAGGCAAACTTTTAATGCAGGAAGATCTGTTTCTTTTTTGCTGAAATCTAGAAGTAACGCTTTCAATGAATTTGAGTTGGAAACAGTAGAGACCTTTTGAATGAACTGACGCCCGCTAGAGCATCAATGATTATCAGACCAGGTTCACCTTCACCATCTCTTTTTGGAAACTTAAGTTAGAAGAATCACAGTTTCAAGATACTCACTTAAGTGGATGCATCATATCTTCTCCTCTTCTTCTACCATTGCGACTTCTACTCTGATTACCCATGAAACTGAACAATCCACCACCAAAAATGTGGGAGAAAATATCGTCCATTCCACCACTTCCACCGCTACCTTCTCGAAGGCCCTGTTCTCCATATCGATCATATAACTCACGTTTCTCAGGATTTGACAGAACTTCATAGGCAAAGCTTATTTCTTTGAACTGaaaaagaagtcaggaaaaaaagCCTGTAAGTTACTTTTACATACATAAAAACAGATTTACTTGAAAGATAATCACAAAGGAAATGCTAGCATCTGATTTATAGCCCCACTTCATCCTTTTATTCATGAGGGAGTGTACAACCCTAAATACTCTTCCACATCAGAAGTTCCACTGCAGTCTAAATTTTGACCTTTAGAACAGGTAGATTTGGCTGTGCTTGTATGAATCCAACTCTTTTCTTCCGTTTTACCATGAAGGATGACTGT encodes:
- the DNAJA2 gene encoding dnaJ homolog subfamily A member 2, translated to MANVADTKLYDILGVPPGATDNELKKAYRKLAKEYHPDKNPNAGDKFKEISFAYEVLSNPEKRELYDRYGEQGLREGSGGSGGMDDIFSHIFGGGLFSFMGNQSRSRNGRRRGEDMMHPLKVSLEDLYNGKTTKLQLSKNVLCSSCNGQGGKSGAVQKCSACRGRGVRIMIRQLAPGMVQQMQSVCSDCNGEGEVINEKDRCKKCEGKKVIKEVKILEVHVDKGMKHGQRITFTGEADQAPGVEPGDIVLLLQEKENEVFQREGNDLHMTHKIGLVEALCGFQFTFKHLDGRQIVVKYPPGKVIEPGCVRVVRGEGMPQYRNPFEKGDLYIKFDVQFPENNWISPEKLSELEDLLPSRPEVPPVIGDTEEVDLQEFDNTRGSGGGQRREAYNDSSDEESIHHGPGVQCAHQ